A genomic stretch from Diprion similis isolate iyDipSimi1 chromosome 1, iyDipSimi1.1, whole genome shotgun sequence includes:
- the LOC124416225 gene encoding uncharacterized protein LOC124416225 isoform X1, producing MSARNLVDKIMDLNPNLLILHGLKAPVVKLERCDKIWKTLQLIRSMQDKHLEDIQDWIKREPVTSDEILCNKTPMTFIPDKTLPLNLIGEPNLSKPYIEYHPILNNGNNSLPQFQLAEKSRVNLYHCEVCSKEFCNYKNFSDHQEKVHDIMLPKKATTKKDKLSNKTVALKQRSDSEDSSNDQLNKKLISDENGDLQTVVKTLPPTTGGIKCKLCNRSYKNIRKHTIQYHKVKSVDMLDTVSDHNSNEPVPSILELERLNSVIPESGWKTVDEAIPISRQNRYCTNQNNRITSKRKLNMSSNEVHKKMRSTSPREEEQLNSANTKNRLSCEICGRKYLNNMGLCKHKDKHKISNENTRIHESFDSEPRCKLNSQNSATAVTVLEDDKNTKQNIPRTRSSFTKERAFIEMMQNQLVETLANDAESNSGKKCLCGRSFRSAYILFTHKSTCKFLNSPDSLRPLETRSGSDRDSGISITIKKKNNSYEIVSKEGSDEESSRHNHDGAEFEVCDETSDSSSNSSDSSEFDDPIESLVSEKSKYSENHCIIKLKLVEEDVDVEIEDFCDTDCNNTVIENGTSKIFDHNKRQVLSLRDLCKEFLIQKGVMLNGATTHKCQNCKIFLGSREKLSKHIEKHKKMVKRSCTCGIKFSGIRALDAHIASVHPKCIECPYCREKFKSIAAVGDHLCIIDQGEPYTEDFNENHPCPNCNIVFNNVTWLESHMRSKHLDPNFPFQCYQCLEKFPDEMARSKHSHEKHNHSIACSICNEKIQSHKTKQKHEAYHRGVGFPCHTCKKTYRSRANQLNHIQTVHSDFSNNKLQCSICQKSIKTKSFRKHMLRHSSVLQCELCDKVFYDYRNLQRHIMDRHSNENYPHKKCNVCDASFPTQEQLEAHVAVEKSVKIDHGKNM from the exons ATGAGTGCAAGGAATTTGGTG GACAAAATTATGGATTTAAACCCAAACCTGCTAATTCTCCACGGATTGAAAGCTCCTGTAGTTAAACTGGAGAGATGCGACAAGATATGGAAGACGTTACAGCTGATACGAAGCATGCAAGATAAACACCTTGAAGACATTCAAGATTGGATAAAGAGAGAACCTGTAACCTCAGATGAGATACTATGCAACAAAACACCCATGACATTCATACCTGATAAAACCCTGCCATTAAACCTTATTGGTGAACCAAATTTATCAAAACCTTACATTGAGTACCATCCAATTCtcaataatggtaataattcTTTGCCACAATTTCAATTAGCTGAAAAAAGTCGTGTTAATTTATACCACTGCGAAGTTTGCAGCAAAGAATTCtgcaattacaaaaatttttctgatcaCCAAGAAAAGGTACATGACATTATGTTACCTAAGAAAGccacaacaaaaaaagataaattatCGAATAAAACTGTTGCTTTAAAACAGAGATCTGATTCTGAGGATAGTAGTAACGACCAATTAAACAAGAAACTTATATCTGATGAAAACGGTGATCTCCAAACTGTAGTCAAGACTTTACCACCAACAACTGGTGGTATTAAGTGTAAATTGTGTAATAGATCttacaaaaatattagaaaacaTACAATACAATACCATAAAGTTAAATCTGTTGATATGTTGGATACCGTCTCTGACCACAATTCGAATGAGCCGGTTCCATCCATTTTAGAACTTGAAAGATTGAACTCTGTTATACCGGAGAGTGGATGGAAAACAGTGGATGAAGCAATACCTATATCACGACAGAATAGATATTGTACTAATCAAAATAATAGAATTACATCTAAACGTAAATTAAATATGTCAAGCAACGAAGTACACAAAAAAATGCGTAGCACGAGCCCGCGTGAAGAAGAACAACTAAATTCGGCAAATACAAAAAATCGGTTATCATGTGAAATTTGCGGTAGGAAGTACCTAAATAACATGGGTCTCTGTAAACACAAAGATAAGCACAAAATTAGTAATGAAAATACGAGAATACACGAGTCATTTGATTCCGAGCCAAGATGCAAACtaaattcacaaaattcaGCAACTGCGGTAACAGTACTGGAAGACGATAAAAACACTAAGCAAAATATTCCAAGGACTAGATCAAGTTTCACCAAAGAACGTGCTTTTATTGAAATGATGCAGAATCAACTTGTTGAAACACTGGCAAATGATGCTGAAtcaaattcaggaaaaaaatgtttgtgcGGTAGATCTTTCCGCAGCGCATATATTCTTTTCACTCACAAATCTACTTGTAAGTTCTTAAACAGTCCTGATAGTCTTAGACCTTTGGAAACACGATCAGGCAGCGACAGGGATTCAGGTATCAGCATAACaattaagaaaaagaataactcTTATGAAATAGTTAGTAAAGAAGGTAGCGATGAAGAGTCATCCAGACATAATCATGATGGGGCAGAATTTGAAGTATgtgatgagacctcagattcaTCATCGAACAGTTCGGACAGCAGTGAATTTGATGATCCAATTGAAAGCCTTGTTTCAGAAAAGTCGAAGTATAGTGAAAACCATTGTATCATCAAGTTGAAATTGGTTGAAGAAGATGTGGATGTTGAAATTGAGGATTTTTGTGACACAGATTGTAATAATACGGTAATAGAAAACGGTACGAGTAAGATTTTTGATCATAATAAACGTCAAGTTCTGTCATTGAGAGATTTGTGCAAGGAGTTCTTGATTCAAAAAGGTGTAATGTTAAACGGAGCGACAACTCACAAGTGTCAAAATTGCAAGATATTCCTTGGCAGTAGAGAAAAGTTGTCAAAGCACATAGAGAAGcataaaaaaatggtgaagagATCCTGTACGTGTGGTATTAAATTTTCTGGCATAAGAGCATTGGACGCTCACATAGCATCAGTGCATCCTAAGTGTATTGAGTGTCCATATTGTAGGGAAAAGTTTAAAAGTATTGCTGCTGTAGGTGATCATCTTTGCATAATTGACCAAGGAGAACCGTACACAGAAGATTTTAACGAAAATCATCCTTGCCCTAACTGTAATATTGTTTTCAATAATGTGACATGGTTGGAGAGTCATATGAGATCCAAACACTTGGACCCAAATTTTCCATTCCAGTGCTATCAATGCCTAGAGAAATTTCCTGACGAAATGGCCAGGAGTAAACACTCGCACGAGAAACATAATCATAGTATTGCGTGCTCAATTTGCAACGAAAAGATTCAGAGTCATAAAACTAAACAAAAGCACGAAGCCTATCATCGTGGAGTTGGGTTTCCATGTCATACATGTAAGAAGACATATCGTTCAAGAGCGAATCAATTGAATCATATTCAAACTGTTCACAGTGACTTTAGTAACAATAAACTGCAGTGCTCTATTTGTCAAAAAAGCATTAAAACAAAATCGTTTAGAAAGCATATGCTCAGGCACAGTAGTGTATTACAATGTGAGTTGTGTGATAAGGTTTTCTACGACTATAGAAACTTACAAAGACACATTATGGACCGCCATAGTAACGAAAATTATCCACATAAAAAGTGTAATGTATGCGATGCCTCATTTCCAACGCAAGAACAGTTAGAGGCACATGTTGCAGTTGaaaaatctgtgaaaattGATCATGGCAAAAACATGTAA
- the LOC124416225 gene encoding zinc finger and BTB domain-containing protein 41-like isoform X2, with protein MDLNPNLLILHGLKAPVVKLERCDKIWKTLQLIRSMQDKHLEDIQDWIKREPVTSDEILCNKTPMTFIPDKTLPLNLIGEPNLSKPYIEYHPILNNGNNSLPQFQLAEKSRVNLYHCEVCSKEFCNYKNFSDHQEKVHDIMLPKKATTKKDKLSNKTVALKQRSDSEDSSNDQLNKKLISDENGDLQTVVKTLPPTTGGIKCKLCNRSYKNIRKHTIQYHKVKSVDMLDTVSDHNSNEPVPSILELERLNSVIPESGWKTVDEAIPISRQNRYCTNQNNRITSKRKLNMSSNEVHKKMRSTSPREEEQLNSANTKNRLSCEICGRKYLNNMGLCKHKDKHKISNENTRIHESFDSEPRCKLNSQNSATAVTVLEDDKNTKQNIPRTRSSFTKERAFIEMMQNQLVETLANDAESNSGKKCLCGRSFRSAYILFTHKSTCKFLNSPDSLRPLETRSGSDRDSGISITIKKKNNSYEIVSKEGSDEESSRHNHDGAEFEVCDETSDSSSNSSDSSEFDDPIESLVSEKSKYSENHCIIKLKLVEEDVDVEIEDFCDTDCNNTVIENGTSKIFDHNKRQVLSLRDLCKEFLIQKGVMLNGATTHKCQNCKIFLGSREKLSKHIEKHKKMVKRSCTCGIKFSGIRALDAHIASVHPKCIECPYCREKFKSIAAVGDHLCIIDQGEPYTEDFNENHPCPNCNIVFNNVTWLESHMRSKHLDPNFPFQCYQCLEKFPDEMARSKHSHEKHNHSIACSICNEKIQSHKTKQKHEAYHRGVGFPCHTCKKTYRSRANQLNHIQTVHSDFSNNKLQCSICQKSIKTKSFRKHMLRHSSVLQCELCDKVFYDYRNLQRHIMDRHSNENYPHKKCNVCDASFPTQEQLEAHVAVEKSVKIDHGKNM; from the coding sequence ATGGATTTAAACCCAAACCTGCTAATTCTCCACGGATTGAAAGCTCCTGTAGTTAAACTGGAGAGATGCGACAAGATATGGAAGACGTTACAGCTGATACGAAGCATGCAAGATAAACACCTTGAAGACATTCAAGATTGGATAAAGAGAGAACCTGTAACCTCAGATGAGATACTATGCAACAAAACACCCATGACATTCATACCTGATAAAACCCTGCCATTAAACCTTATTGGTGAACCAAATTTATCAAAACCTTACATTGAGTACCATCCAATTCtcaataatggtaataattcTTTGCCACAATTTCAATTAGCTGAAAAAAGTCGTGTTAATTTATACCACTGCGAAGTTTGCAGCAAAGAATTCtgcaattacaaaaatttttctgatcaCCAAGAAAAGGTACATGACATTATGTTACCTAAGAAAGccacaacaaaaaaagataaattatCGAATAAAACTGTTGCTTTAAAACAGAGATCTGATTCTGAGGATAGTAGTAACGACCAATTAAACAAGAAACTTATATCTGATGAAAACGGTGATCTCCAAACTGTAGTCAAGACTTTACCACCAACAACTGGTGGTATTAAGTGTAAATTGTGTAATAGATCttacaaaaatattagaaaacaTACAATACAATACCATAAAGTTAAATCTGTTGATATGTTGGATACCGTCTCTGACCACAATTCGAATGAGCCGGTTCCATCCATTTTAGAACTTGAAAGATTGAACTCTGTTATACCGGAGAGTGGATGGAAAACAGTGGATGAAGCAATACCTATATCACGACAGAATAGATATTGTACTAATCAAAATAATAGAATTACATCTAAACGTAAATTAAATATGTCAAGCAACGAAGTACACAAAAAAATGCGTAGCACGAGCCCGCGTGAAGAAGAACAACTAAATTCGGCAAATACAAAAAATCGGTTATCATGTGAAATTTGCGGTAGGAAGTACCTAAATAACATGGGTCTCTGTAAACACAAAGATAAGCACAAAATTAGTAATGAAAATACGAGAATACACGAGTCATTTGATTCCGAGCCAAGATGCAAACtaaattcacaaaattcaGCAACTGCGGTAACAGTACTGGAAGACGATAAAAACACTAAGCAAAATATTCCAAGGACTAGATCAAGTTTCACCAAAGAACGTGCTTTTATTGAAATGATGCAGAATCAACTTGTTGAAACACTGGCAAATGATGCTGAAtcaaattcaggaaaaaaatgtttgtgcGGTAGATCTTTCCGCAGCGCATATATTCTTTTCACTCACAAATCTACTTGTAAGTTCTTAAACAGTCCTGATAGTCTTAGACCTTTGGAAACACGATCAGGCAGCGACAGGGATTCAGGTATCAGCATAACaattaagaaaaagaataactcTTATGAAATAGTTAGTAAAGAAGGTAGCGATGAAGAGTCATCCAGACATAATCATGATGGGGCAGAATTTGAAGTATgtgatgagacctcagattcaTCATCGAACAGTTCGGACAGCAGTGAATTTGATGATCCAATTGAAAGCCTTGTTTCAGAAAAGTCGAAGTATAGTGAAAACCATTGTATCATCAAGTTGAAATTGGTTGAAGAAGATGTGGATGTTGAAATTGAGGATTTTTGTGACACAGATTGTAATAATACGGTAATAGAAAACGGTACGAGTAAGATTTTTGATCATAATAAACGTCAAGTTCTGTCATTGAGAGATTTGTGCAAGGAGTTCTTGATTCAAAAAGGTGTAATGTTAAACGGAGCGACAACTCACAAGTGTCAAAATTGCAAGATATTCCTTGGCAGTAGAGAAAAGTTGTCAAAGCACATAGAGAAGcataaaaaaatggtgaagagATCCTGTACGTGTGGTATTAAATTTTCTGGCATAAGAGCATTGGACGCTCACATAGCATCAGTGCATCCTAAGTGTATTGAGTGTCCATATTGTAGGGAAAAGTTTAAAAGTATTGCTGCTGTAGGTGATCATCTTTGCATAATTGACCAAGGAGAACCGTACACAGAAGATTTTAACGAAAATCATCCTTGCCCTAACTGTAATATTGTTTTCAATAATGTGACATGGTTGGAGAGTCATATGAGATCCAAACACTTGGACCCAAATTTTCCATTCCAGTGCTATCAATGCCTAGAGAAATTTCCTGACGAAATGGCCAGGAGTAAACACTCGCACGAGAAACATAATCATAGTATTGCGTGCTCAATTTGCAACGAAAAGATTCAGAGTCATAAAACTAAACAAAAGCACGAAGCCTATCATCGTGGAGTTGGGTTTCCATGTCATACATGTAAGAAGACATATCGTTCAAGAGCGAATCAATTGAATCATATTCAAACTGTTCACAGTGACTTTAGTAACAATAAACTGCAGTGCTCTATTTGTCAAAAAAGCATTAAAACAAAATCGTTTAGAAAGCATATGCTCAGGCACAGTAGTGTATTACAATGTGAGTTGTGTGATAAGGTTTTCTACGACTATAGAAACTTACAAAGACACATTATGGACCGCCATAGTAACGAAAATTATCCACATAAAAAGTGTAATGTATGCGATGCCTCATTTCCAACGCAAGAACAGTTAGAGGCACATGTTGCAGTTGaaaaatctgtgaaaattGATCATGGCAAAAACATGTAA